One Rosa chinensis cultivar Old Blush chromosome 5, RchiOBHm-V2, whole genome shotgun sequence genomic region harbors:
- the LOC112166977 gene encoding NDR1/HIN1-like protein 13, protein MADRVHPGDSPAAHTAPLHASNDNNNSGLPQPGTYVVQIPKDQVYRVPPPENATLYKNYTRRKPRRNCCRVCFCWILGILASLILLSAIAAAVFYLVVRPESPNYSVQKIAFKGFNFTSASSTISPVIDVTVRADNPNRKIGIYYERDSSANVFYTHIQLCDGALPAFYQPPKNVTELKTVLTGSGIRLTSAVQNGLVVAQSHGKVAFLLHVRAPVRIKVGSLKTWTITVKVDCDLTVDKLTSDAKIVSNDCNYGVDPW, encoded by the coding sequence ATGGCCGACCGAGTCCACCCGGGCGATTCGCCGGCTGCCCATACGGCGCCGTTGCATGCCTCCAACGACAACAACAACTCTGGCCTCCCTCAGCCGGGGACCTACGTGGTCCAAATCCCCAAGGACCAAGTCTACCGCGTCCCACCGCCGGAGAACGCCACCCTCTACAAGAACTACACTCGCCGAAAGCCTCGCCGCAACTGCTGCCGCGTCTGCTTCTGCTGGATCCTCGGCATCCTTGCCTCTCTCATCCTCCTCTCCGCCATCGCCGCCGCAGTCTTCTACCTCGTCGTCCGCCCCGAGTCCCCCAACTACTCCGTCCAAAAAATCGCATTCAAAGGCTTCAACTTCACCTCCGCGTCGTCGACCATCTCGCCGGTGATCGACGTGACCGTGCGTGCGGATAACCCTAACAGGAAAATCGGGATCTACTACGAGCGAGACAGCTCGGCCAACGTGTTCTACACTCACATCCAGTTGTGTGACGGCGCTCTGCCGGCGTTTTATCAGCCGCCGAAGAACGTGACGGAGTTGAAAACGGTGCTGACGGGGAGCGGGATCAGGCTGACGAGCGCGGTGCAAAACGGGCTGGTGGTGGCGCAGAGCCACGGCAAGGTGGCGTTTCTTCTGCATGTCCGAGCCCCCGTTAGAATCAAAGTGGGGTCCCTTAAGACGTGGACGATTACCGTTAAAGTTGACTGTGATTTAACGGTGGATAAGCTGACCTCAGACGCCAAGATTGTTTCTAACGACTGCAACTACGGTGTGGATCCTTGGTAG